DNA sequence from the Caminibacter pacificus genome:
AAATGAATATATCAATAAAATATCAAAGAAACTGAAAATTGTTTCTAACAATTGGAACGGAGACACATTTAAGTTTAATATCAATTTCGATAGTAATTCCTATAAAATAAAACCGAAATACATACCTCAAATAAAAAAATTGGCACAATATCTAAAAAATACAGGCTACGGGGCGGAATTACAAGGACATACCGACTCTACGGGAAATGCAAAATACAATGAAAAATTATCATTAAAAAGAGCACAAGCCGTAGTAAACAAACTAATAGAAATGGGAGTAGACAAAGATAAAGTTTATGCCGTAGGATACGGAGAATACGCACCTATCGCTTCAAATGACACTCCCCAAGGAAGATTTTTAAATAGAAGAGTTGAAGCACATATTATAAAAGACGGAAACTTAAACATCTCTCATCTTAATAAAATAAACCTTGAAAAGAAAACAACTATTAAAAACGCTACAAAATATTCGTTTATCGGATATTATAAATTAACCGACCCGAAAAGAACGTTCGATCAATACCATACCTATCTTGTATTATATGCCAATAATACGGGACAATTTAGCGAATACGCATTTAATAAAAAAATGACTTATAATCAAAAATTTAGTTGGAAATATAATAAAAACAGTGAAACCTTAACATTAGATTTTACTTTTAACGGAAAATACCCTAATAATGCCGTTTTCAAAGGTAAATTAACAGGAAATATAAATGACTTTTATGCTTCAGGACATTGGTCAAACGGCAAACCTGGATATATTCACATCCAAAGAGTTACAAGAGATGAATATGAATGTACACAAAATAACGGAAGATTTATAAACAATCAATGTTTATATTAAAAGGAAACTTTTTTTCCTTTTTTTATTAAAATTTGACAATCCTTTGACACTTATTTTAATATTTGATTAATCTTTTCTACAAGAACGCTTAAATCGATACTTTTTGAGAGATAATCCGTAGCTCCCGCTTCAAAAGCTTTTTGTTTACTCTCTTTATCTTCGATAGAAGTCAAAAACAAAATAGGCACGCTACTGAATTTTCTAATCGCTTTTGCAACGTCATATCCCAACATACATGGTAACATCACATCAAGTAAAATCAAATCGGGATTATGCTGTTTTGCCATTTCTACCGCGCTAATTCCGTCATAAGCACTAACAACATCATAATCACTATAAGTTAAAAAAGTACTTATAGTATCATTAAGTAATTTTTCATCTTCAACGACTAAGATTTTTCGATTCACTATCTCTCACTTTTTTTTATTGAAACTATACCGAAGAAAAATGAAATTAAAATAACAAAAAGAAGAAAAAAAGAAGAATTAACCTTCCGTATGAGCTTTATGGGCTTCGATTAAATATTTGATATCGTCAGTCATTACGAATACGTTTTTATATCCGAGCACGTCAAGAAGACCTTTTACTCTATTAGCAAAAAACGCTTTTCTACAAGCAACTACGATAGGCTGAGTTTTATCTTCAGGTAAAATATCCAAATATTCCGTAAATTCCGGATACGGAGTATAGTACGCTGTCGGAATTCCGGCTTCTTCAGCATTTTCACCTTCTACCAAATTAGGCAACGTTACATCAAGTAAAATAGCACCCGCATCTTTTATCAGCTCTCTTGTTTTATGAATATCGATATTTCCAAGTCCCGGTTTTTCTTTATTAAGTTCAATTGCTTCTTTGAATCTTTCAACTACTTCTTGTTCAAATGGTGTTAATTTTGCCATTAGCCCCTCCTTAAATTAATTTTAGTTATTATAACTCAAGTTTATTGATTTGTCAAGTTCATCTAAATTGAGACAATATTTCTTTAACTTCTTTATCGCTCAACTGATGAAAATCCTCATACCATTGTCCCACACTCATAAACATAGGAGGAGTTTCCAAAATTACGAGATTATGAGAGACTTTTCTAAGCATTTCAAGTACATTTTCATCCGCAGGTGCAACCGGTGCCGCAATAGTGATGCTTCTTGGCATATCTCTAACAACGCTTTGAGCGGCAAGATACATACTCGCTCCCGTCGCAATACCGTCATCTACTAAAATAACATCTTTTCCTTCAAGAGGTAAAGGCTCTACTTTATAAGTATCTCTTTTTCTTGCCATTTCTTGAATTTTTTCAAGCGCTTTTTGTTGAATATAAGATTCGTCAACATCAATTCCTCTAGCTTTTAAAGTTTCAATAGCATTAGTATTTACAAAAACAAGACCGCTTTCACTTACACTACCTATCGCAGCTTCTTCATTTACGGGAGACGGTATTTTTTTAACGAACAAAATATCAAGAGGAGCATTGATTTCTTTTGCAATTTCTGCAGCCACAGGTACTCCGCCTCTTGGCAAAGCTACTACAACAGGATCTACAATTCTTCCGGATTGAATTAATTCTTTTATTTTTTCTCCAAGAAGTCTTCCGGCCTCAGTTCTGTCTTTAAATATCATCTTGAATCCTTTTTTTTGGGGATTATAACAAATATATGAAATTAATATTAAAATAACGTTAGCTTTGATATAATTCTAAATTATTATAAGTATAAGTCCTGGTTAAGGAGGGGTAAATGAAAGATTTAATTTTAAAAGTAACCGCAAGCAAGTGGAACTATTATCTAAGCTTGATAACTGACGGTTTAACAGCTCTTGTGTTTTTAGTATTGAGTATAATTTACTCAAAAGACGTATGGGCGAGTATCGCTCTTTTTGTTCTTGGAGTTATCATATTTACATTTATAGAATACGCCGTACATGCTTGGCTTTTTCACGAAAACCATCCTTTAAAAGTTTTCATTGAAGGACACGCACACCATCACCAAAACCCATTTAGTTACGACGCTATGCCGTTTTTTATGAGTGCGCTTATAGCTTCGATTTTCGTATGGTTATTTCATTTCATTATGCCTCTTGGAGACGCTTTTGCCATCGTAGGAGGTATGGCTCTTGGATATTTCAACTACGGAATTATGCACCACATTATGCATAGACGTGAATTTTCGAGCAAATATTGGAGATATATGCAAGAGTTTCATTTCGTTCATCACAAAAAACCTAAAATGAACCACGGAATTACGACTGATATTTGGGATAGAGTATTCGGAACATATTATCAATGGAATGAAGAAGACCTAAAAGGAATCGAAAAACTTAAAAGAGTAAAGAAAAAAGCTTAATCAGTTCTTTTTTATAATCGCCTTTTCCCTCTTCTATTTCATCCATTAACTCTTCAAGTTTGGCTGTAAATTCTTCGCTTACAAACTCTTTATATTCGCTTTTATCTAAAATATCTATCACTTTAAACCCGAGTCTTGTCGCAAATAAAAAGCCGTGTTTTTCTATAATATATTTTCTCTCAAGCAGTTTTTCGATAGTAATTGCATAAGTTGAAGGTCTTCCGATTCCTTTTTCTTTCATCGTATCTATAACCTCGGCATAGGTAAAAGGAGTGAATTTACTTTTTTCGAAAATCTCTTTTTTCGCTTTGAATTCGCCTTCATTTACTTTTTTTATCTCAATTTCATATACCAAATCACACCCGTGTTCTAAAATTTCGGTTAAAAATTCAAACTCTTTATCAAAAAGCGAGAATTTCTCTTTTTTTACTACCGCCTCTTTCATTTGAGAAGCGATAAACCTTCTAAAAATCAAATCGTAAAGCTTTATATGTTCGTTTGTTAAATTTAGGTTTTTCATTAAAAGATAACTTTTTAAATCGTTCGCATCCATAGCGCTCGTAGCTCTTATCGCTTCGTGCGCTCCGCCGCTGCTTTCAAAACTCCTAAGCTTTACAAATTCGCTTCCGAATCTCTCTTTTATATACTCTTTTGCGATATGCTCTCCAAGCGGTGAAATTCTTATGGAATCGGTCCTATGATACGTAATAAATCCGCTTTCAAAAAGCTCTTGGGCCAATTTCATCGTTTTTTGAGGAGAAAATCTAAGCTTAAGAGCCGCTTCTTTCAAAAGAGCGGAAGTATTGAAAGGGGTAAAAATATAATTTTCAATTTCTTGAGATACTTTTTTAATAACGACTTTATCTATTTTTTCAAAAAACTCTTTTGCTTTTTGCTTATCTTCAAAAACAAACTCAAAATTTACATCACTAACACTCACTCTAACGACATAAATTTTCTCTTTTAAACTCTCCGTCCTCTCACAAATCCACCTAAGTACCGGTGTTTGTACTCTTCCGGCGGATAAATGAGCGTTTTTTAGAAGTTTTTGGAGATACTGAGAGATTTTAAATCCGACCCACCTATCCGAAATTCTTCTTAAAAACTGAGCCGCCACCCAATTTTTATTGACTTCTCTTAAATTATTTAGAGCTTCTTCGAATGCGTATTTGGTGATTTCGTGAAATTCGGCTCGTTTGATGTTGAAATTATAAGGTTTGTTGTTTAGTGTCAAGTCAAATGCAATTTTTTCTCCTTCTCTATCGGGGTCGGTTGCAATTATCACCTCTTCAACCTCGGCGGAAGTTAGATTGAAAGCATCCAAAATTTTATCTTTGTTTTCCAAAACATGAAAAATCGGGATATATTTATCCTTAACTCCCCAAACACCCTCATCATGTACCAAATCAAAATCATGACCTATACTCGCACTAATAAGCAGTACCCTATTTTCGCTCAATATCTCATAAACACTCACTCCCTCAATCACTCTTCTTGAAGCTTTACCGAAAAATTCGCTTATGGTTTTTGCTTTTGTCGGCGATTCGACGACCACAAACGTAGTTTTTAGAGCTATTTTTTCTTCGCTTTTTCTACTTTCGTCAATTTCTTTTAAGATCTCATCCAAATCAAGAGTATTAATATCCACAAATTCGTTTTTAACAAACCAAGAAAGTCTCTTTTTTAAAGAATAAAAAGCCTTTTGATTATCCACAAGCGTTAAAGCAAGCCCTTTTGTAAGATGCCCTTTATAAAATCTACTCGACCTTCCGCTTGCTTGAATATATCCTGTAATATCCGCAACTATTAACTTTTCCGAGTCAAAACTGATTTCCGGAGAGTTTTTTATTTCGTTTTCGTATTTTTTAATAAACTTTTTTATTTTTTGAGAAATTTCACTCAGTTTTTTTTCGACGTTCGGATGCAATACGCTAAAAAATACGTACTTTTTCATAAATTCTATAGCTTTTTGAAATTCGATTTTTTCATCCTCGTTTAAAATATTATTTTTCAAAAGATAAGGATAAACGCTGAGCAATATAAAATACAAACTCCTGTAATTATCTTCACTAAGCCTAAACTCCATTTTCGGCACACCGACAAAAAGCGTATATCTGATGAACTCAGGCAAATCTATTCCTCTGGCAAGAGGGTTTTTATAACTCGCAAACCCTACGAAAAAACACTCTCCTTTTTTAAATTCTTCGATTTTTTCCTCAAATTCCTCATAAGAATAGGCCTTTATCGAATTTTTTTTCAAAAACTCTATATATTCATAAACCTTTTCTTTGGATTCGTTACCAGGTAAAAACAAAAGTCCGCCTCTGCCAAGCCTTCTTATCCATTCAACCGACTTTTGCCAGGAATATTCAACGTCGTACGAATCGATTACGTTTCTTAATGACAAGTTGGGTCTGCTAATCTCAAATCCCAAAAGATACTTAAACAAAAGCACTCTTTTACTTTTAGGATTCGCCGTAGCCGAAGAGACTATCAGATTGCCTTTTTTCTTTTTTTGAAATTCCTGAAGTTTTTCGTACTCTTTTTTTTCAATCAGCCTCAATGCTTCGTCAATATCTTCTTTTGAAAATCCAACAAGCGACAAAACGTCATCGATTTTTTTGGCACTTTTAAGAATAGAATCAACATCATCTACAAAAACAAGTTTAAAATCTTTATTTATGATTTCTCTGTTTTTATACAAAAATTGAGTGGTCGTAATCAAAATATCGTATTCACCGCTTTTTATTTTCTCTTTTTCTTGTTTTTTACCCGTATATGCCAAAACATCTATCCCCCAAGATTTAAACCTCTCAAGAGCTTGAAGCACAAGAAGTTTTGTTGGGAATATAATATAAGAGTTTTTCTCAAACGCACTGAGTAAAAGCCCGAATGTAGTTTTTCCTATTCCTGTCGGAGCAAGAAGAGCAAACGAATTATCCAAAAAATATCTCTTAGCCCACATTTTTTGAATATCGCTCAAATCATTACCTGTTTTTGAATGAAAAAAATCGTTAAATTCTTCCAATTTCTCTTTTGCTTTGCAAAATTTTTCATAAAACATTAAATTTTCACAATTTTCAAACGATTTAATCTCACTCATACATTTATCGCAAAACTCTCCGTTTTGAAGCCTGTTTGAAGTGATGTCGCCGTGACATCTCGGACATCTGTTTTTGTATATCGATTCGAGCATTTAAGACCTTTTTTTAATTTGATAATATCATAAATGTGTTATAATTGAAAACCTTCAAAAAAAGGGAAAAGATGACTCTAAACCCGGTAAAAATCTTAAAACAATCCCTTACAAAACTATCATTAATAAGAGATTTTTTGCTCGCCTCTTTACTTACCGGATTTATCAGCGGGTTTTTAGTAGTCGTATACGATATCTTAACAAAACTCATTTCAAAATTTTTATATAGAGGAGACCCTTTAGAAACGATTCATAATCTTCCATTGTGGTATTTGGTTTTGATACCTACTCTTTCGATTTTAATCGTAAATTTTATCGTCTCAGTCGATAAAAGCGTAAAAGAGTACGGAGTTAGCGAAATTGCCGAAATCGTAGAAAAAGACAAAGAGATGATTACGATTAAAAACCTTTTATTAAAAATCATAGCTTCCGCTCTATCTATCGGTAGCGGCTTTGCTGTTGGAAACGAAGGTCCGAGTGCGGCAATAGGCGCTATGATTGCATATAAAATCCATAAACTTTTCAAACTTCCAAGCCAACTAATAAAACCGATTATCAGTGTTGGTGCCAGCAGCGGAATAGCCGCTATTTTCGTATCCCCTATAACCGGAATAGCATTTGCCTTGGAAAGCATTGCTTATAATTTTGTAAAAACATATCTTAAATTCATAATCGTAGGAAGCCTTGCCGCTTTTACCGTTTCGGTTTTATATCTTAAACCTTTTCATTTTATTTTTTCAGCCGGAAGAGAGATAGATTTGAAATATATCTATTATACGATGCTATTTATTCCGTTTATTACGTTTTTTATCTATTTTTATCTTATTTTGCAAGACAAAATTCTCTATTTATTAAATTTGAAGCTTTTTAATAAATTCGGAATTATTAAAGATTTGATTTTTGCGATTATCGGTGGAGTAACAATAGCTCTTATCATATATATCAATCCATATGCCGGCTTTACGGGACACAATATCGTCACCTATCTTATAAACAACGCCTATCATATTCCTTTTTTATTAATAATCGAAATTCTTCTTTTAAGAATCATAGCAACCGCTTTTTCAATCTATTCAAATGCCATCGGAGGTATGTTCGTGCCTCTTATGAGTATCGGTGCGCTTGTAGGATACGGATTTGCGGAACTTTTAAATCTTATTCATTTAAACATAGAGCCTTTTTATTTCGCGGCTATAGGAGCTGCCGTTTTTATGGGAGTACTTATGAAACTTCCTTTTACTTCGATAGTTTTGGCGTTAGAAGTTACAAACGACTACAACGTAGTAATCGCAACCGGAATGAGTGTGGCTATTATTTCATATCTTACAAGACTAAACTTCAATCTCAAAAAATTCAATACCATAGATATAAATTTTACTAATTTCAAGCTCCATTGATTTTAGTCAATGAATTTCTCCTTTTAAAATCCTACAATACTCTCACATACAAAATACAAAAGGAGAAAAAATGTTCGGACTTTTCGGTAAAAAAGAAGAAAGCAAAAAGCAAGCGTGCGATTTGCCGTTTTTATGTTGGCAATGTGAAATGAGCGCACCTGGAGGGTGTGGAGCTCACGGAGAAAGCAAAGGAGTTTGTGGTAAAGACGCGACAAAAGCAAGACTTCAAGACTTAATGACATACGGACTAAGAGGTCTTAGCGCATATAGAGAACACGCAAGAGAATTAATCGAAAAATTCGGTGATGAAGCTGAATGGAAAACATTAATGGATATTGATGACGTAACTGCTGAAACATTATATTTCACACTTACAAACGTAAACTTCAATTTTGACGAGCATATCGCTCAACTTATGAGAGTAGGAAACGCAGGTGTTAAAGTAATGGATTTACTAAGCGAACTTCATACAAAAGCTCTTGGTATCCCTACACCTGTAGAAGTTACTCAAAATAAAGCGGAAGGAAAAGGTATCCTTGTTTCTGGACACAACCTCGATATGCTTGAAAAATTACTTCAAAGAATTGAAGAAAGAGGACTTAGTGATAAAATCAACGTATATACTCACTCGGAAATGTTACCGGCTCACGGATATCCTCATCTAAGAAAATATAAAAACCTAAAAGGAAACATCGGTAAAGCGTGGTTCGACCAAACTGACATCTTCAGCAAATGGAACGGAACGTGCGTAGTAAATACGAACTGTATCGTACCGCCTGAAAAATCAGGAAAAGTTAAAAACTATATCGACAGACTATACACTTACAAAATCGTAGGTATCGAAGGTGCTAAAAAAATTGAAAACGACAATTTCGACCCGCTAATCGACCATACTTTAGAACTTCCTGATATTACGGGATTCGATAGCGACGAAAAAATCGCAACAGGACATCATTACAAAACCGTACTTGAAGCTTACGGAGCGAAAGTACTTGATGCGATTAAAGAAGGAAAATTAAAAAGAGTTTGGGTAATTGCAGGATGTGACGCACCTGGTAGAAAAAGAGACTACTTTAGAGAACTTGCACTTGCAGTACCGAAAGACCATATCATTATCACAAGTAGCTGTGGTAAATTCAGATTCAACGACGTAGATTTCGGAACCGTACCTGGTACTGACATTCCAAGATACATCGACCTAGGACAATGTAACGACTCGAACGGAGCGGTTCATATCGCACTTGCGGTTGCAAACGCTCTTGGAATCGAAGATATCAACGAACTTCCGGTATCAATCGCTCTTATGTGGATGGAACAAAAAGCGATTATCATTTTACTTGCATTGCTTAGCCTTGGAATTAAAGATATCTATATCGGACCGAACGCTCCTCAATTTGCAAACGAAGATATCGTTAATTTCTTAGTACAAAACTTCAACTTAGGAGTAATTTCAGGAGATATTCACAAAGATTTCGGAAAAGAACTCGCAGGCTGATTCGTTTAAACAACCCGCCCTCCTTCCTGGCTTCTTAGCCTTTTTTTTATTAAAATACCGACCAAAAAAGGAAATTTATGGAATTAAAAAGAGTTGCGTTTGAACCAATGAACGAAATCCACGACAAAGAAGGTGAAATACTACAAAAACTCCTAAACGCTATAAAAAACAGAGAAAATCTCGAAGAAATATTCGACGAATTCGTAAAAGATGTGGAAAATCATTTTGAGTTCGAGCAAAACTTAATGGAAAAATACGATTTTTTTGCAAAAATACCTCACAAAATGGAACACGACAGAATCCTAAACGAGCTATATCAACTAAAAAATCACTTAGATAATTACGAAATGCTTGAGAGATATTTTAACGACCACTTTTTACCGTGGCTTGAAAATCATATAGCAACAATGGATACGGTTACGGCCGGATTTTTCAATATGGTAGGGGCAAAGCCCTAATCGAAGATAAACTTATCGGCAAACGCCGGTTTTAACTCGTCTATCCAAGTGGCTTTTTCATCGAATTTAGCAAAAAACGGAATATCTACAAGCTCCGGATTTTTAGCCTGAAGCATATTTAAAACAAACACTTTCTCTCCATTAATCTCATTAACACCAACCACAGCAACTTTACCGGGTGTAGCACTCATACTCGGACCTCTTACAGTTCTTGCAAGTCCGCTGACTTTACTAATAGCGCCTTTATATATTTTCCATGCTTCATATAGCGGTAGCTCGAAATAATGCTTTGCCCCGGTATCGCGCGGCATAAACATATAATAAGGAATCATTCCAAGAGCCACTTGTCTTTTCCACATTTTTTCCCAAACTTCACTGCTTGCGTTTATGTGTCTAAGCACCGGCGCTTGAGTTCTTATAATAGCTCCGGTTTTTCTTATATTTCGGACAGCTTTTTCAAGGATTTCGCCCTCAAGCTCTTTATAGTGATTAAAATGCGCCATAAACGCCAAATGATATCCGCTATCTACGATTTCTCTAAAAAGATTTAACAAATCTTCACTATCGCTGTCACTTACGAATCTATAAGGCCAAAACCCTAAAACTTTAGAGCCGAATCTGATATTTTTAAGATGTGGAATTTTAGCTTTCAATATTGGCTCTATATAAGCTCTAAGAAGTTTAGAGCTCATTACAAGCGGGTCTCCTCCTGTAAATAGCAAATCCGTAATGGTAGGATGAGCTTTTATGTATTCGATTAAAACCTCAACCTCTTTACTTGCGAATTTAAGTTCGTCAATTCCCGTAAATTGAGGCCATCTGAAACAAAAAGTACAATACGCATGACACGTTTGACCTTGTTTCGGGAAAAAAAGAATCGTTTCTTTGTATTTGTGTTGAGACCCCTCAAGTTTTTTTCCGTTAATTTCCGGAATATTTGCCTGTTGTCCCGCCGGATGAGGGTTTAGGCTCATTCTGATATCGTAGATAGTTTTTTGTAATTTATCCTCGTCATCCAACGCTTTTAAAAGCTTCTCTTTATGTTCAGGTTTTAACATCTCCATTTGAGGAAAAACAAGTCTGAAAATCGGGTCGTCTTTGTAGTTTTGCCAATCGATAAGAGTCACGACGTAATTATTGACCTTAAAAGGAAAAACAAGCGAAGCTATCTCTATCTCTTTTATGTCTTCAGGTTTCATATAGGTTTTTACTTGCTCGATTTGTTTAAAACTTTTCGCGTTATATGCTCTGTATTTCAATGCACCTCCTTACCATGTGAAATTTTCTTTTATAAGTTCTCTGTTTTTTACTTTCAGTTTTGAGCCTATATTTTCTATAATACCGAGTTCTTTGAATTTTTTCAACTTTCTACTTAAAGTTTCGGGTTTTATATTCAAAAGACTCGCAATCGAATGCTGTTTTAAATCTTCAAAAGCTTCAGGGTTTTCATAAATAAACTTTGCAATTTTCGTCTCGGTATCAAGTACCAAATTGGCTTGAATAAGCCCGTCGAGATATTTCATTTTTCTAAGCAGAGAACTCATAATAGAAAAACAGACATCACCTTTTTTCATAAACTTTTTAAATTTTTCAAACTCTATTTTCAAAATCACCCCGTCACTATCCATAGCGCAGTTTGCCGGATAGGGCATATTTTCAAGATTAGCAAGCTCGGCTATAAGACTTACGGGACTGAATTTATGAATAATAAGCTCGTTTCCTTTGCTATCGACTTTATATACTCTTGCAACGCCCTCAACCAAAAGATGTAAGTATGCCGGATTTTCTTTTTCGTAAAAAACTATTTCGTCTTTTTTTAATTTTTTTACGATTGTGAATTTTTTCACTTCTTCAATATCTTTATCATCAAGACCTTTAAAAAGAAAAAAACTCTTTAAATTCATTAATTTCTCCTATACTCTTTAATAAGACGTTTTAATTTTTTGATATCGGATTTGGTCGATTTGTAAAACGTGATTTTGTTATAAAGCTCGTTTATTTCATCGAGTTTCGGGTCGTTAAATTGTTTTAGAAACTTATAAACGCTTTGGTTTTGCGGTTTTGCGCCAAGCTTTTTATACAGCTCTTGGAGTAACTCTTTTTTCGTATCTATTCTCTTTGCAAAAACGAAAATCAACACAACGAAAAAAGAAAAAAGTGCTAAAAATTCAAAAAAATGAGCTTTTAAAAATTTGAAAAATTTCTTTTGTTTTAACGTATTATACCTTAAAACCCACTCTTCAACCAAAAATCTTACATATGACATATAAAAGTCAAATTTATCGATTTTATATTCGTTTCTTACTTCTTTTGTCACTTTATATGCAAAATCAGTAGGGTCTATTCTTTTCCACCTGTCATTTATAAGCACTTCGACCCATGCGTGAGCGTTTTTTTCGTAGACTTTACAGTATCCGTTTTTATTATTACTCACCATATATCCGCTAACGACCCTGCTTGGAATTTTTACTATTTTCGCCGCAATGGCAAAAGCGGACGCAAAATGAATACAAAAACCTTTTTTCTTACTAAAAAGCTCGTCAACGATATTTTTTCCGTCTATTTTGCCCGGATTTTGCGTATAAATAACTTTTTGGGCTTTAAAAATTTCTATAAGTTTTTTTAATCGTTCGTTTATATTTTTCTCTTTTAAAAGAGGCTTTAGGAGTTTTTGAGCGTTTTTGTTGTAGTTTTTGTCGTATTCTAAAGCGCCTTTTGGCAAAAAAAGCGGTTTTAATTCATAATTCAACACACTTGTCATTTTTACAAAAAGAGGTCTTTTTATCGTTTTTTTGGAATAAAAAATAAAATTCCCGTCTCTATATCCGTAATTGCTTTGAATCGGTAAATCGACTCCGAAAATTACTCTATTCAAAGTCGGGTACTCTTTTAGCGTATAGGTTACGGGCTTAGTGAAACTTATAAGTTTATCTTTTGAAAAACCTTTCACCCAAATTCCGTTTATCTGCTTATAAAAAACTGCTCCTCTTAAATAGAGTTTTCCGTAACTTTTCGGGAGTTTTAACTCAAGTACCGGTAAATTAAGGAGTTTTATCGATTTCGTATTCGTATTTATTACGTTACTAAAGCCCGAAATTGCCGTATTTGAGGTAAATCCGAATAAAAAATGCTTTTGTGATACTCTTGGAAAAAACAAAAACAAAATCACAACTACCGGCAAAGAAAAAATAAAAATTTTTAAAGAAGTTTTAAGAGGTTCTTTTGAATGTTCTTTTACGGCAAAATATAAAAAGACGAATATTTCGAAAATAACATAAATCAGCATATAAATATTTTGGAAAATAACGATAGAAAAACCGAAAAAGAGATAAGGTGAAATTTTAAGATAGAAATTTTCCTCTTTCGTTCGCTGCATCAATACGGCCCAAATCAAAAGCGACACCAAAAACCTAACGTAAACGTCGAAGTTTTTAAGCTCGAAAATATTAAAACTAAAAAATATAGCCGCAAATCCTAATATTGCAATTAAAAGCGTCTTTTTTTTGTATGCCAAATAAATTCCCAAAACCACAAAGGCTTTCATAAATAGAGGAAGTGCGAAAAAAAGCGGCAAAAACGATACGAAAAGTAAAATATCAATATAA
Encoded proteins:
- a CDS encoding OmpA family protein — its product is MKSRNIFKILLTSIFILSFTGCVELNQITQKTKTFINKTFSNPNEQKEISYSKIKSDKPVLLIILDGSGSMGEKDSSGKIKMNAAKESLKDILNKVDTKKVNISLMAFNHGCGSTKLLVPPTDNINQVINTADKIEPENKTPLAYSLKKAGDFIKAVHQPVKIILITDGIETCNGDPVYQARMLKQKYGADIQLYVIGYGVDTFTKKSLEKIAKAANGEYFDAKNSMSLNEYINKISKKLKIVSNNWNGDTFKFNINFDSNSYKIKPKYIPQIKKLAQYLKNTGYGAELQGHTDSTGNAKYNEKLSLKRAQAVVNKLIEMGVDKDKVYAVGYGEYAPIASNDTPQGRFLNRRVEAHIIKDGNLNISHLNKINLEKKTTIKNATKYSFIGYYKLTDPKRTFDQYHTYLVLYANNTGQFSEYAFNKKMTYNQKFSWKYNKNSETLTLDFTFNGKYPNNAVFKGKLTGNINDFYASGHWSNGKPGYIHIQRVTRDEYECTQNNGRFINNQCLY
- a CDS encoding response regulator transcription factor, translating into MNRKILVVEDEKLLNDTISTFLTYSDYDVVSAYDGISAVEMAKQHNPDLILLDVMLPCMLGYDVAKAIRKFSSVPILFLTSIEDKESKQKAFEAGATDYLSKSIDLSVLVEKINQILK
- a CDS encoding rhodanese-like domain-containing protein translates to MAKLTPFEQEVVERFKEAIELNKEKPGLGNIDIHKTRELIKDAGAILLDVTLPNLVEGENAEEAGIPTAYYTPYPEFTEYLDILPEDKTQPIVVACRKAFFANRVKGLLDVLGYKNVFVMTDDIKYLIEAHKAHTEG
- a CDS encoding phosphoribosyltransferase; amino-acid sequence: MIFKDRTEAGRLLGEKIKELIQSGRIVDPVVVALPRGGVPVAAEIAKEINAPLDILFVKKIPSPVNEEAAIGSVSESGLVFVNTNAIETLKARGIDVDESYIQQKALEKIQEMARKRDTYKVEPLPLEGKDVILVDDGIATGASMYLAAQSVVRDMPRSITIAAPVAPADENVLEMLRKVSHNLVILETPPMFMSVGQWYEDFHQLSDKEVKEILSQFR
- a CDS encoding sterol desaturase family protein, with product MKDLILKVTASKWNYYLSLITDGLTALVFLVLSIIYSKDVWASIALFVLGVIIFTFIEYAVHAWLFHENHPLKVFIEGHAHHHQNPFSYDAMPFFMSALIASIFVWLFHFIMPLGDAFAIVGGMALGYFNYGIMHHIMHRREFSSKYWRYMQEFHFVHHKKPKMNHGITTDIWDRVFGTYYQWNEEDLKGIEKLKRVKKKA
- the rgy gene encoding reverse gyrase, giving the protein MLESIYKNRCPRCHGDITSNRLQNGEFCDKCMSEIKSFENCENLMFYEKFCKAKEKLEEFNDFFHSKTGNDLSDIQKMWAKRYFLDNSFALLAPTGIGKTTFGLLLSAFEKNSYIIFPTKLLVLQALERFKSWGIDVLAYTGKKQEKEKIKSGEYDILITTTQFLYKNREIINKDFKLVFVDDVDSILKSAKKIDDVLSLVGFSKEDIDEALRLIEKKEYEKLQEFQKKKKGNLIVSSATANPKSKRVLLFKYLLGFEISRPNLSLRNVIDSYDVEYSWQKSVEWIRRLGRGGLLFLPGNESKEKVYEYIEFLKKNSIKAYSYEEFEEKIEEFKKGECFFVGFASYKNPLARGIDLPEFIRYTLFVGVPKMEFRLSEDNYRSLYFILLSVYPYLLKNNILNEDEKIEFQKAIEFMKKYVFFSVLHPNVEKKLSEISQKIKKFIKKYENEIKNSPEISFDSEKLIVADITGYIQASGRSSRFYKGHLTKGLALTLVDNQKAFYSLKKRLSWFVKNEFVDINTLDLDEILKEIDESRKSEEKIALKTTFVVVESPTKAKTISEFFGKASRRVIEGVSVYEILSENRVLLISASIGHDFDLVHDEGVWGVKDKYIPIFHVLENKDKILDAFNLTSAEVEEVIIATDPDREGEKIAFDLTLNNKPYNFNIKRAEFHEITKYAFEEALNNLREVNKNWVAAQFLRRISDRWVGFKISQYLQKLLKNAHLSAGRVQTPVLRWICERTESLKEKIYVVRVSVSDVNFEFVFEDKQKAKEFFEKIDKVVIKKVSQEIENYIFTPFNTSALLKEAALKLRFSPQKTMKLAQELFESGFITYHRTDSIRISPLGEHIAKEYIKERFGSEFVKLRSFESSGGAHEAIRATSAMDANDLKSYLLMKNLNLTNEHIKLYDLIFRRFIASQMKEAVVKKEKFSLFDKEFEFLTEILEHGCDLVYEIEIKKVNEGEFKAKKEIFEKSKFTPFTYAEVIDTMKEKGIGRPSTYAITIEKLLERKYIIEKHGFLFATRLGFKVIDILDKSEYKEFVSEEFTAKLEELMDEIEEGKGDYKKELIKLFSLLF